Proteins from one Nitrospinota bacterium genomic window:
- a CDS encoding HD domain-containing protein has product MTIGFSKLFGAFIITAGAGLTLFSIFTFIRPSSVSRKREVALRTIAVLWNSNEHVRINDLAKLWRSEDGDNYSPEFKHAITTEFYAKLSSEKFMKGNAGEVIVVILTMLDDEGDCSSVVDTMKNDFEAKLEITTFDMLAKTNLLQHSINVADEMTRITGSGPAAVKGIIAALGHDLGKIPRFRDALYSLGDHCMISVAALNKIEAFNKLSFKAEIEEAVKVHHPPRIPKVQFSIDFRRADQEARKKELAGYRSEAFDQNLSQVDGDEGTQPTEKPIEERPVIIPKDPATEEIVQLAAAMSTFEDKVEDSHAAKTPNMGAQLSEVNLSWYDKEKIIEGLRPYVNILINGSIWRAFSMKDGIVYVQVELLWDCLYELGKVYEDSNVLLGKGDLSIKRNVLHSIVKRLRTDGAITESLIGEGYYGNHFILTMNNGNGQTREMKGYYVPFEASSFSATVSELEAIKRGVLKKIMKVTPQNQQEEEGSYDVF; this is encoded by the coding sequence ATGACAATCGGATTTTCAAAACTATTCGGGGCATTCATTATTACGGCGGGAGCCGGATTGACTCTCTTTTCCATCTTCACATTTATCCGGCCCTCATCGGTAAGCCGAAAACGTGAAGTTGCCCTGCGGACCATTGCGGTCCTATGGAATTCAAACGAACATGTAAGGATCAACGACCTTGCCAAACTCTGGCGAAGCGAAGATGGAGACAACTACTCTCCCGAATTCAAACATGCAATAACTACGGAATTCTACGCAAAGCTTTCAAGCGAGAAATTCATGAAAGGAAATGCTGGCGAAGTAATCGTCGTTATTTTGACGATGCTCGATGATGAAGGGGACTGTTCTTCGGTTGTAGACACAATGAAGAATGATTTCGAAGCGAAACTCGAAATAACTACTTTCGATATGCTTGCCAAAACGAATCTTCTGCAACATTCAATAAACGTAGCAGACGAGATGACCCGTATAACAGGATCAGGACCGGCAGCGGTTAAGGGTATCATCGCAGCACTTGGCCATGATCTCGGAAAGATACCAAGATTCAGGGACGCTCTTTATTCGTTAGGTGACCACTGCATGATAAGCGTTGCGGCGTTGAATAAGATCGAGGCGTTCAACAAACTTTCGTTCAAGGCGGAAATTGAAGAAGCAGTAAAAGTCCACCATCCCCCACGTATTCCGAAGGTACAGTTTTCGATAGACTTTAGAAGAGCCGACCAGGAAGCACGCAAAAAGGAACTTGCCGGATACAGGAGTGAAGCATTTGACCAGAACCTTTCTCAGGTGGATGGAGATGAAGGGACACAGCCGACTGAAAAACCGATTGAGGAGAGGCCGGTAATTATTCCCAAGGATCCTGCAACAGAAGAGATTGTTCAACTTGCGGCGGCAATGTCCACATTTGAAGATAAAGTCGAAGATTCCCATGCCGCAAAAACTCCAAACATGGGGGCTCAACTAAGCGAGGTCAATCTATCCTGGTACGACAAGGAAAAGATAATCGAGGGACTAAGGCCATATGTCAACATCCTGATTAACGGATCGATCTGGCGTGCATTCAGCATGAAGGACGGCATTGTATATGTCCAGGTCGAACTTTTGTGGGACTGCCTTTACGAACTTGGAAAAGTTTATGAAGATTCAAACGTCCTGCTTGGCAAAGGGGATCTATCTATAAAAAGGAATGTTCTCCATTCGATAGTAAAAAGGCTCCGGACCGACGGAGCTATAACGGAAAGCCTTATCGGAGAGGGGTACTACGGCAATCACTTCATCCTGACCATGAACAACGGCAACGGACAGACAAGGGAGATGAAAGGCTATTACGTTCCTTTCGAAGCGTCATCTTTTTCAGCAACAGTATCGGAGCTTGAAGCGATAAAGCGTGGCGTTCTGAAAAAAATCATGAAGGTAACTCCGCAGAACCAGCAGGAAGAGGAAGGAAGCTATGACGTTTTTTAG